The Diceros bicornis minor isolate mBicDic1 chromosome 19, mDicBic1.mat.cur, whole genome shotgun sequence genome contains the following window.
TTAATAAAGTTATGAAcaacacaaatttcagtcttccCTTGATTGACACAGTAATTGCATTCCTGGGAAATTTGGTGTACATTAAAACCGGGCAAAAAAATACTGTAAGTTTATATGTCAAATGAATCAGGGTCTAGGTTCAGGTTACTATAAGCAGGTTTCCAGCAGGTCCTGGCAAGTCGTGTGGGAGGAGGACCATTCTTTGTGGTTTGAGACTCTCCTTTCTGTTGCAAGTGCCCTCAGCACCAGCCCTGTTTCCAGTCCTGGCCCCCGTCATCTCTGTGTCAACCGGAAATGCCCCCCAACTTCCCAGAGAGTCCAGAGGCCTGGAGGCTCACTCTGGACCATGCTCATGCTCGGTGCCCAGCAAGGTCTTTCCATCCGGGATGCTGACGACAACTTGCCCAGCTTAAAGATCTGTGGGTAACTAGGTTCCCAAGATCCCTCTCCTTGGCTGGTATTTGAGTCCCTGAACCCAGAATCACTCTCTCTTCACTTTTGTGCCACAGGAAAGCCTTTTCTCAGGCCAGAGGACCCCTGACTCCTCTTCCAGAGGCCTTAGGGCATCCCTCCCCTGTAACGTTACCTGGCAGCtcatgtttattgagcatttactatgtctcAGACACGCTTAAAAGAGCTTTAAATACACTAACACATTCATCCTCGTGACAACTTGATGTAGTGAGTTCTattattatcatttccattttacagaggggaaacCTGGACTCCTAAATGATTCTGAACCCAGGCCTCATGGCTCCAAGCCTGCGTTCCTAACCACTACACAACCCTGTCTCTCCTTGGCCTAAAGGACTGTGCTGGACAATTCCCATATCTGGCTCTGGATTATCTGACTAGAGGTGTTTATGGCAGCAGTTTGATTGGAAGGGGATGTGAGGGTGTGAACTTGAAACTACATTTTCATAATACATCTAAATGTCCTGAACAAACCTGGGTCTGGGGGGGCTGCTGAAGGCCAGCTCCAGTCCCCCCTTCctacctccagccccacccccaaccccagccccatcCCCCAGTCTTACCACCACTACCACCTCCAGCCTCACCCCTACCTCGAagacccaccaccaccacctcctaaCCCACCAAGCCCCACTTTCACCCCAATCTCACCTGCAGTATTACATGCACCCCActtccccagcctccctccagtctcATCCCCAGCTTGGTTCCCACCCTAGCCTCACCCCAGTCCCACGCTTTACTCCCACCCTCCACCACCTCTCCAACTCCACCTTCCTTTGGCACCCCCTCTGCTGTCCCCCCACTAATAGTGATGTCATTTGGGTGGGGGTTGTGCATCCCCAGGGCCAGCGTCTCCTCTGATCTCCCCTTAGGCCCCCAAGCACTAGACCTCCTATAGCTTAGTGGCTCAGGGAGAGCTGCTAGGTGGAGCAGCCTACTGATTTTTCAATTGATATTCAAACCTTCCAGAGCCTTCTATCCATAGAATCACCTCTTACTTCTCCCTACCACCACTGCCTCAGCAAAGTTGGgactatttctctctctttttacagCTTCTCCAAGCCAACTaatgataataatgacaatatACCAATACTGCCAATCTGTGTGTGGAAAGATGCTTAGCTGCACTAGTCAGCAGTGAGACCCAATGAAAACTGCAATCAAGTGCCCTTCGGCCCCATCCAACTGGCAAAACATTGTACAAGTCTGATGATATGAAGCATTGGCGTGGATGTAAGGCAACAGGAATTGTCCCGTGTCTGGTGGGAGTGAAGGTGGGCTAAAAGGTACGGGAACACAATTTGGAAACCTAGTTGAAGAAGCACAAAACCTATATAACTTTCCAGCTCTACTTGTGGGCATATACCCTCAGTAAATGCTTGTACGCATGCACAAGAGACACATTGAAATTGTCTGTGTGTGACAGTGATAAACTGGAAGACTTAAGTCTCCAATCATCACTAGAATTCACAGATATGATAGagttacacaatggaatactatacagctgtGAAGACGAATGAATTAGAGCTACAGGTAACCAACCTGGTTAAATTTCAAATGTTGAGCCAAAAAAGCAAGGTTGGGAATGATATGTGTAGTAAAGTACCATTATATAGTGCCATTTAGGTAGAGTTTAGAAATGTATAAGACCATGCTTGACTAGGCCTGGCACCCCCTCGCCCCCAGCCCAAAGACGCACAGCTGCCCTCTGAGCTGTGCGAGTGTGCGTCTTGTGGGTGGTGGTGGAGCATACTTGACCAGGCCTGGCGCCCCTTTTCACTCCCCCCAACAGTGgaccctccaggctgccatcctCCGGGTGTCAGGATACAAGAGTTCCCTGCTGAGTGCTGTctgtccctcctcttcctccagctcTGGGCTTTATCTGCAGGAGGAAGTGGGAGGCCCACGGAGAGATGTGAACAGACCCGTCTCTCTCACAGGAGCTGCCATGCAGGCTGGGCCCTGGGCAGCCTTGCCAGGGTCTccttggggaaggaggaggagaggggcaaGAACCATGGGAGGGGGAGAAAAGCGATAGAGAAGAGCAGCAGGAGAGGAGAGAAcagaagaagaggagggagacacacagatgCTCCGATTCGGGGAGGCCTGGAGTACAGCCGCTCACCTCCTGCCTCAGATCCCCAGGCCCAAGCGAGATGAGCCAAGACTGGCCTGTTGGCCCTGGTGGGAGCTTGGGCCGCCCCCTGGCCTGGCCTCTTCTCTGTCTTTGGTCCGTCATCTTGCCTGTGCAGCGCCCCAGGCCCCagagcaggggaggggctggATGCAGGACCTTTGATGCCGGTTCATTCCCCACTCTTTTCATCTGTCAATAGCAGGTTTTCCCCGGGGGCCCTGAATTATCCACCTTTTGTTTCATTTGCCAGCACCTTCACTTCTTGTGGGGACTGGTACCTCTCACTCCCGCCACGTCCCTATAAGCTACATTAATGTCTTTCCCTAGGATTTTCCAATAGAATCTGAGGAGAGTCAGGGCCCTCTGGTGGCTGACGTCACAAGATGAGGGGCCCAGGCACTGTGGGCTGCCAcgctctctgccatgtgaaggACGGTGACTGCAGCTTATTCCATCAACACGTCATAACAATTATTTGGTGCTTCCCAGGTGCCAGGCACAGATAAGGCTTTACATGCACCCATGCATTCCAGCCTTAAAAGTGCCTCAGAAGGGAGGTGCGCATGTTATTACCaacttacagataaggaaaccaagacGTGCTGAGATAAGCAAAGTCACCCAAGAGATGAATAGGAGAACTGGAATTTGAACTGGAGCAGTCAGTTTCCCAAGACCATGAACTTCACCTCTCCCCTGTACTCCCCCTCAGATGTTTACAGGGGTCTAacatgtgccaagcactctgcttgGTGCTTGCAGTTCCTGTGCCATGTCAAGTAcagtcctgcctcagggcctttgcaccatcTGTTCCTTGTGCCTATTAagctcttcccccagatatctgCAAGattttctcccttacttccttcaggtctctgctctaaTGTCACTTAATCAGTGAGGCCTCTTCTGACCACCCTAAATAAAATAGCATCACCTCTTCCTATATCTGGCACCTTCCATCCCCCATCACTGTCTTATTATTCCCTCAGCACTCACAACCATGTGACCTATGACTTAGCTATGTTTACTCGCTCATTGTCTCTTCCCACAGTAGGAGGTGAGCTCTGAGAGGGCagacttttctgttttattcGCAGCACACGgattagtgcctggcacattgtctGCCTTCAACCACTTTTTATGACCCAATGAAAGAGGCTACAATGGTGAAAAGTTAGGATTCTGCTCTCAGTGAGCTCAAATTTTAGTGGGGATAGCTAACAACCATCaaggaaataaacacacacacacacacacacacacacacacacacatttatttcagGTAGCCGcagtaagtgctgtgaagaaaacttCTTGGAAAAACTTAGAAAACATCCCTCACTTCCCTGTGAGGGAACAGAGAGGGATGAAGATGTCATGGTGGATGCAATGGTCCAGCGAAGCCTCTTGAAAGAAACTGTTAAGCAGAGACTTGGATGAAGTAGGGAACTTGGTGTGCTCAAGGCCCAGGTGGGTGACAGAGGGCAGTCAGTTTAAGGGGTGGTGGTGGGAGAAGAGATCAGGGGGATGACAGGGACCAGATCATGCAGGGCCCTGCAACGTGAGGAGGTTCTCAGGGGCTGAGCAAGGAACAATCTCCAGTTATTTTGGAGGCCCAGTTCCAGGCTTTCCTgctattagtttcctgtggctgctgtaacaaattaccacaaacccagcagattaaaacaacagaaatttattccgtcatagttctggaggccagaagtctgaaatcagcatcgctgggctgaaatcaaggtgtcggcggcCATGCTCCCTCCGGAGGCTCGGGGGAGACTCTGttccttgcctcctccagcttctcatggctgccagcattctttaacttgtggccgcatcactcccatctctgcctttgtggtcacactgctttctcctcttctgtgtcaAATCTACCTCTGTCTCCCCCTCATCaggacacttgtgattgcatttagagcccacctggataatccaggataacctccccatctcaagatccttaatcacatctgcaaagtcctgtTTTGCcgtataaggtaacattcacgggttccagggattaggccGTGGATATCTTTTGTGGGGGAGGCGTTATTCAGTTTACCATATCCGCCCTTTCTTCTAATGTCTGGtaattcaatgatttattcacaTCTCAGACTAAATTAATGTCCCCTTTGGCTTAGTTCAAGCTGTTCAAGCTGTGTTTCTGTTTATTATAACAAAAACATCCAGACGAATCCACTtttgcacacagcaggtgctaaTAAATGCGCacatggaaagagaaaagggagtTCATGTGTTCTGAGGGTACACAGAGCACCCAGCACATAGTAAGCGCTCAGTAAATGAACTGAACTGGTTCTTATACAACGCAGGGAAGTCCATGCTGTTACCACCGATGTTCCGAGAGGTGAAGTGGCTGACTAATCACTAAGGGCGCACGGGGAGGGAGCGGGGTCTTCAGGACTAGAGGTCAGGCGTGTCTCACTGcagccagtgcaggctttccctACGCCAGGGCTCCTCAGCTCGGGCACTGCTGATGCTTTGAGCCAGACGACTGTCGTGGGCGGCCTTCTAGTGTTTAGCAGCGtcctgacctctacccactagagggCGATAGCactccccaagttgtgacaaccaaaaatgtctctggacattgccaaatgtcccctggtggtggtggttgggggGAATCTCCTCTTCTTGAGAACTACTACCCTCCGTTACACTGTCCTCGTGGAGGTGGTTGTACAAAGAGGGGCCGTTTCAGCTGGGAATTGAAGTCAGGTGTCGCACAGAGCAGGTAAGAGGCTGCCTCTATGCCACTGCAGTGGAGATCACTGGTTATCTACTGCTATCTACCGTCTGGTTCTCTAGTGACAAACTTCAGCTGGGCACATTGCTGCCAgactaaagactacatttcccagccttctttgCAGCTAGGTGTGACAACGTGACCACATTCAGCCAATTAGAGGTGATGTGGGCAAATTCCTAGCTGTGCCCTTGAAGGCGAGGGTCACGCTGCCCTTCACTGCCTTCTTTCTTGGTCTTGCTGCCTCGGATGTGGACCTGATAGCAACAAGATCTGGGAATCCTGGGACTCAATACCAGGGAGTCCCCATGTTGCCTGGTCTGCTTATGCTTGGATATTACTAGAGAAATCAATTTTCTTGTGGGTTAAGCCACTGTTATTTAAGAGTTTTGTTGAAGTGGCCAAACCTGCATTCTAACTACTACAGACACCTGAGCCAGCCACcgtggggaaggagagaaggcaggaaagggggagagaaggATGTAAATGGAGGGACACAGGGTGTCTGGCTGGGTGAGCTTAGAGATGCTCAGGGAAACCTTCTGGGAAGGACTCTGAATTGGATCTTGAAGGATAAGAAaatgtggaggggccggcccggtggcgcaagcggttaagtgcgcgcgctccgctgcggcggcccggggttcgctggttcggatcccgggcgcgcaccgacgcactgcttggtaagccatgctgtggcggcgtcccatataaagtggaggaagataggcaccgatgttagcccagggccgtcttcctcagcaaaaaaggaggaggattggcggatgttagctcagggctgatctcctcacaaaaaaaaaaaaaaaaaaaaaaaaaaaaaaaagaaaatgtggagaTGCGGAGAAAGGGGGCAGGCACGCCAGAAGGGGCTGCAGCAGGGGCAAAGGGCTTGAGGAGAGACCGGGAAAGGCCTTGAAGGACAAAGAGAAGAAGACACACCAGAGGGGAGCATGGTGCCAAGTGGGGAACTTCACTAGGCAAACCGAACACAGGCGCAGGGATCCCGGAGGTCGTCGTGAGGCCTGGGGGTATCTGGAGGCTGGGATTGGAGGCAGAGAAATGGCTGGGGAGCCCTGGCCCCTCTCCAACTCAGAGGACccactctggggctggcccctcacccaTGCCCCATGCCCCGTGCTAAGATGAGCACAGCTCTGCTGGGCCTGGGGTCTTGAAGTCTTCTTGCTGAGAGCTCCTCCAGCGGACAGCCAGGGCCAGCAGGAGTGCAGCCAAGGTCACTGCCTTCAGCCCCAGGACCACAAGTTTGAGCACAGACAGGAGGCCTGGGGGACACAGGGGAGAGCTCAGGGAGGACCCCTAGCGAGCCCCCAACAGCCCACACCTCAGTGCCCCCGTGGCGAGGTCGGGCCCAGCTGCTGTATAACCTCTGGGGCCACATCCTTTCTACACAGCGAGAGACCAAAGACCTCCCCTACCTCTGTCGTGGGCTGAAGAGGCTTTGCCCCGTATCCTACTTGTACCTTTAATCATCTTGACAGCATCCCTGACCTTTCATAATAGTAGAAAACTGCTTACACTTCTTGGCTGCTCAACTCTCTGCCCCAAATGCTGAGCTAAGCATTTCCTAATTGCCTAATATAATCCTCAGACTAATCTTGTGAGGTAGGGTATCTATCCAATTTGTATAGACGAGAAGAcagacccagagaggggaagggatttGCTCAGGGCCCTGTGTGTCAGAGAAATGATAGGACCGGGTGGTCTGGCTCTCAGGAAGGTGGGAGCAGGGTGAGCATCGGGGGGCTAACCTGGCCACCTCTATCCCTCCCCCCATTACCCAGTGCCCCTGAGTGTAGAAGGTGATGTGGCAGGCACAGTTCTGGGATCTCATTGGATCTGCACACAACCCCGTGAGGCAGGCTCTCAGATTCTTATTCCCTTTCTCCCCCAGTTCTTAAAGGAGGACACCAGAGATTCAAGGAGCAAGGCCACCTGCCCAcaatcacacagctagaaaggggCTGAGGCCGGGAGGCCTGGCTACAAAGCCTTGTTCTTCAGCACTATTATGCACAGTTTCACAGCATCCTCGCACTAAATCACGGGGAGCTCACTACCTCTCAAGCAAGACCGCCCACTGAACAGTTAGCACTGGCTGTTAGAAAGCCCTTTCTTTGATTGAGCTTTAACATGGTTCTCGGGGCTCCCAGTTCTGCAGTTGACATGGAGTCCTGGGAACTGTCTTGGTGGCAGATGGGCCCTAGAAGTTTGGGACTGCTCCCGTCCCACGGACAAGCCGTCTTTGCCCCCTTTGCCTGTGGGGGACTGGTTAACTCCACTGGAGGTGGGTACACTCACCTGATGGAAATATCCTGGCTGCACGTTCATTGATGAACTCTGTCTCTTGGGGAGAAGTGGGCTTTGCTGCAAAGGAGAGAGGTGGTCTCACattccccttttctttctctcctgccaCTTTCTGAGCTCCGTGCTAGGAGCTGGGGTCACCAAGATGAGTCTGCCGGTTTCTACCTGGAATGGGGGCTAGAAGTCAAACCCTGTAACTATGAAGGACTTGTTAGACCTGCTTGAGCATCTCTGGGGTAGACCTGTCTGACTCTTTGCCGTATTTGCAGCACCTAGTGCAGTGCAGGGCAGTCAGCAGGCATGcaatagatgtttgttgaatcaTTATTGATCTATAAAATGTTCTGGGGAGCCCAGAAGGGGGATCCCAGAAGGGGGAGcccagaaggaggagaaatgAACTCTGCCTGGGAGAAGGAGAAGGTTTCACAGGGGAGGGTTATTTGtgttgggccttgaaggatgagtaggagttctccaaagaaaaggagaaagcattccggggcagaaggaacagcttATATAAagacttggaggctgagaagagttggcttttttttttggacatAGTGAAAAGTTCCTTGTGGACcacctccccctctctcccaacACCTCCTAGACCATACGTCTCACCTTTCACTCTCAGCCTGGTGCCCTGTATGGACAGGTATTGCCTGTTGAGTTTTCTCTGAAACTTTACGCAGTAGTAAGTGCCTGCATACTCAGTGGAGACGCCTCGCAGAAGAATGCTAAAATCGCTGTTGGAGGCCCGGACTGCTGTCACGTTGGGGTGGGAGATGCCTTCAAAGTTGTAAATGGCCTCCCAGCTCAGACCAGCCCCCCAAAACCACCTTATGGGTCTGGGGGGACCATCTCCAAGCACTGTGCAGTTCAGGAAGACAGTGTCTCCGGTGGTCGTCAGCACCAGCTCCTGGGGCTGGATGATCCAGAGGTCTGGCTCTGAGTCCCCAGCTCCTGAAGCCAAAGAGAGTTTCTTGTATTCCAGCTCTCCCTCCATCGTCCATTCATTTCCTCCCTCatatcttccctcccttccccccgaTTTCTTCACTCACCCACTCCCTTCCACATTCCCTCATTACTCACTAGCTGATTCACTCAGTAAAGAAGTTCTCAGCACATACTGTGTGCTGATGCTAGAATCGGGGAAAATGAAGCTCAGCAAGACACACAAATGTCCTGCCCTGAGCAAGCTTCCAGTCTGGTGGTGGAGATGGTCCAGAAAATCCCCCTGAGGTTGGAAACCCAGAGGACTGCAGGACCGCAGTGAAGGCACCTGTCACAGCTCAGAAGGAGTCAGAGAAGCCATCCGGAAACACTTGCATCAAGTTAAAATGAACCCCTCGCCACACACACGTGACTGTGGATAAAGGCGACTAATGCAGGGAGATAGAGCAGAGCAGGGTGCTGTGAGCTGCGTGGCTGATACTCACCCTTCATAAGCATGAGGTGCCCTCATCCAGCTTGTTTTCTGAGTGCTCACTCAAGCCGTCAAACCTCACAGAGTGGTAGGTTCCAGCATGCtccctggtgacaatgtggatATAGATGGAATAGTCACAATTAAGTGGCTCCAACGTCCTCTGGATCAGGGGCGTCACCCCGGGGAAGATGCTGTGTTTGAAGTTATAAATTTCCTGCTGGTCCTGATTGCTCGCCTTGACCCATTTTATCATGTCATCAAGGCAGGAGCCGACTAAAGTACACCTCAGTAGGAGCATCTCACCTTCTGCCACCAGCACGGGGCCCTTGGGCTGCTGCACCTGCCACTCATGCCTGTTGCTTTGCTCAGAGGCTCCTACGACAGGGGAAGAAAGGCTTGGGGTTGGGCAGGAAGGACTTGGTGCTCTAAGAGGCAAGCTTAATATAAACCAGTCATTAGCTGGCCGAGAAGAATGGCTCAGGACACTCAAAGGGTGTTGTTGGAGAGGGAAGTGAACGAGCAGATGAGGCAGCTTGCTGGAGAGAGGGAACAGAGCTATCAAAGGGAGAACTTACAATGATAGACGGCACTTGAGTGCtcacacatgccaggcactgcatgtattatctcatttattcctcttaACACTGCGATGAGGTGGGCtgcatcatcttcattttacagcagaagacactgagagcccagaaaggtTAGGCAACCTTCCCGGGATCACTGTTTATTAGGCTGAATTgttcccctcacccccaaattcatacgttgaagtcctaaTACCCACTACCTCAGAATGTCATTGCATTtagagacagggtctttaaataggtaattaagttaaagtgaggtcacatgggtgggtcctaatccaatatgacttgtgtccttataggaagaggaggttcagacacaaacacacacagagaaagaccatgtgaagacataaggagaagacggccatctacaaggcaaggagagaggcctcaggagaaaccaagcctgctgacaccttcatcttagacttctagcctccagaattatgagaaaattaatttctctgcTTAAGCCAGCAGCCTGTGGCAAACTAACTAAAGCCTTGTTGTGGgagccttagcaaactaatacatcaaCCAAAAGGAACGTGACAGAGCCTCAGTTCAAACCCCGTTTTTCCAGTCCCTGCTCTTAACCCTCCAATGTATCACATAAAGTTTATGTGATGTGGTGTTCAGTGTAAAcaccctccctgcctcctgtgACTCCTTCAACAAACTGCAACGCTTGTTGATGCGTTGTGAAGTGGGTCTATTTTGGGGATAGGTTGATCTGTTGAGTTTGGCCTCAGACTGGGCACAGAGAAAGAGGGCTGAGGCCACCCAAGGAAGTTCTTCTACACCTGGGTTATGAACATGATCACAAGTACCTCCTCCAAGAACCTCATGAGGTGAATGCTATTACTATCTCCATCTTTGAGATGAGGAAAGTaatgctcagagaggtgaagaaacCCGAGGTGAACCATGTGTTCAGTAGGTGCcatagccaggatttgaactcagatcagTGACTTAGGGTTCTGCTCAACACAAGGTCATCAGCTTTGTGCCCTGAGTTTCCCTCGGTTTGTGCTCCCATCAGGCCTTGTGCATAACTCGGTCTCACTCCAAGACATGAGTTTGCAGTATATTATGGTGTTTCTCAGTTGCGAGTGAGgtagggaggagggaggtgaagCAAACATTCCCTTCTAGGAGGATCTGGGGAAGGATTGTGGAATTCTAATGTCTTTTCCTGCTCGTCTTCAGCCAGGCATGTGTGATATGGCCACTAAGTGCTGCCTCACAGTTGTGACCAAGTGATGCCCCAGGTTAAACTCCAGGGCTTCCTCTTGCCCATAGTGTCCTTAGTTCCAAGAAGTTCGGCGactcccacctccaaataccattatTTGAGTCGGTCAGGTCTGTTCTCTCCCATCCTTTCTGATGGTTCTTTCCCTGGCCTCAGGTAGTTTCCTCATACACATGCACTGAACAGTGCCCATCACACAGCACAGGGCTGAGAATAGCACCTGTTCCCACCTGCCCCCTGGAAAACCTCATGATTGACAGGGAAATGGGTAGACTACCCAGATAGAAGTGCTCTGGTCCCACCTAGCAAATCTGAAaagcaaaatctcaaaacggTAAAAAATAATAGTATTCTATCATGAGGCTTATAACACGTGTAAAAGTAAAGTTAAGACAACAACAGAATAAaggcggggtgggggggaatGTTAGTATACAATCTTAAGGTTCTTACACTATATGAGAAATGATATGATATCACTTAAAGGTAGAGggtgataaattaaagatgtatTCAGTCGTCCCTTGGCATCctcgggggattggttccaggacccctcacagataccaaaatccaggGACGCATAAGTTCCTTACATAAAATGGtgcagtatttgcatataacttacACACATTCTCCTGTATGCTTTAAATCATCTTTAGATtgcttataatacctaatacagtgtaaatactatgtaaatagttgttatactatgtCGTTTAGGGAATAATGTCAAGAAAAatagtctgtacatgttcagtatggacacaaccatcgtaggcctttcatctgcagttggttgaatccacgGATGCAGAACCCGAGGATAGGGACTGTACTATAAATCCTCAAACAACCACTAAACTACAAAATaaagagttatagctaataagtcaataaaggagataaaatagcattataaaaatattcaattaccaaaagaagagagaaaaagagaaaaagggaacaaagaacaAATAGGAGGGTAATAGATTTAAACCTaatcatattaaaaattactttaatgtaaatggtctaaatatccTAAGTAAAATTTTATCCTAAGAGATTGTAAgattgaataaaaaagaaagacccaACTATGTGTGGCCTACAAGAAacgcactttaaatataaaggcgcAAATATATATAAAGGTGAGAGTTAAaaggaaaatgatggaaaaagatatagcaTACCAACATTAATCAAAAGGAaactggagtggctatattaacatcggataaaatagatttcagagcaaagaatatctCCAGGAATAAAGAATGTCATTTCATAGTGATAAAGGAGTAAATGAatcaagaagacatacaaatcccaaacatttatgtacctaataacagaAATTCAAATTACATGAATCAAAAACCAATAGAACTgtagggagaaatagataaatccacagtTTGAGATTTCAATATCCTTCTTTCAATAGTCAATAGAACAAGTAATCAGGAAATCAGAAAGAATACAGAAGACTCGAAAAATGCTATGAACTAAGCTTAATTGACATTTGTAGAGTACTATACCCTCAAATAACAGGATCTacagttcttttcaaatgcacaagaaacatttaccaagatagagcATATTCTGAGTCATATAAACTCTCGAtaagtttaaaagaactgaagTAGTGAAAAGCATAATCTTTGACTACAGTGGAATTAAATTGGAATCAATAAGTGACAGATGCCTAGAAAACGCTGGATATTTGAAATCTAaataatacacttctaaataacacatgagtcaaagacaaaataaaagggaaattagaaagtatttcgacttgaatgaa
Protein-coding sequences here:
- the SIRPB2 gene encoding LOW QUALITY PROTEIN: signal-regulatory protein beta-2 (The sequence of the model RefSeq protein was modified relative to this genomic sequence to represent the inferred CDS: substituted 1 base at 1 genomic stop codon), with protein sequence MAGHIQPTHTNAPGHLYWWHYSQDPPERASEQSNRHEWQVQQPKGPVLVAEGEMLLLRCTLVGSCLDDMIKWVKASNQDQQEIYNFKHSIFPGVTPLIQRTLEPLNCDYSIYIHIVTREHAGTYHSVRFDGLSEHSENKLDEGTSCLXRVTGDSEPDLWIIQPQELVLTTTGDTVFLNCTVLGDGPPRPIRWFWGAGLSWEAIYNFEGISHPNVTAVRASNSDFSILLRGVSTEYAGTYYCVKFQRKLNRQYLSIQGTRLRVKAKPTSPQETEFINERAARIFPSGLLSVLKLVVLGLKAVTLAALLLALAVRWRSSQQEDFKTPGPAELCSS